A genomic region of Paenibacillus sp. PL2-23 contains the following coding sequences:
- a CDS encoding DUF4179 domain-containing protein, giving the protein MTHLVEKKLEAIARAGEPDYEIMWGRIEKRLGHVRPITTRPGISGNKKKTIILAASVAIMTAVPVVASVHNSGWESLWNGQSSYNAIELGLGNRLDHTVTSGGIAMTLNGVATDDQRMNILLTMDDTDLPAYDVVTFDRSQLASEKGVEDGIQVQLKHVPEEGRLYGLATVQNNLGDGRERYQLTLDHLVFYKYTSVPVAIKPAQSQGKAVQLVGSPAKSIAIISTIRENNVLTVRYELNGVNDYLKHNPQLQLVSGDQVLKPQNSALLPSEKPNVLLRQSTFNISDADLAKARFELAALEEAGRKEGSWRFDFKAAGKKAAQAIFAMTLNPDTVVNDSYMKFTELVVTPLEIRLMYDEKQNFPEPGQPLIQYETVKLIADGRELDSGTGFNTTEDGRYYRRFELPSWYEQKAWGSVPIQVILSGQKAQERAEADHAVTLAQPSASKKTATTEQHGATVTFTYYKDGKDLMVESASDNPLFGGITQSYLNINGERMFPELNPTPPGGNGTNRKVERYVNVPNGDLTLNPFLYVWFDPKATTVLQLQ; this is encoded by the coding sequence ATGACGCATTTAGTGGAAAAGAAGCTTGAAGCAATCGCAAGAGCCGGGGAACCCGATTATGAAATCATGTGGGGGCGCATTGAGAAGCGGCTAGGTCATGTGCGTCCTATCACGACTCGTCCAGGTATATCCGGCAACAAGAAGAAAACCATCATCCTGGCCGCATCGGTTGCGATTATGACCGCAGTACCCGTGGTGGCATCCGTCCATAACAGCGGCTGGGAAAGCTTGTGGAATGGCCAGAGCTCCTATAACGCAATCGAGCTAGGGCTTGGGAATCGTCTGGATCACACCGTCACCAGCGGAGGAATCGCTATGACACTGAACGGCGTGGCGACTGACGACCAGCGGATGAATATACTACTGACTATGGACGATACCGACCTTCCGGCATACGATGTCGTCACATTCGATCGTTCTCAGCTGGCCTCGGAGAAGGGTGTGGAGGATGGTATTCAAGTGCAGCTCAAGCATGTTCCCGAAGAGGGTCGTCTGTATGGCTTGGCAACCGTCCAGAACAATCTCGGAGACGGAAGGGAGCGTTACCAGCTTACGCTGGACCATCTAGTCTTCTACAAATATACCAGCGTGCCAGTCGCTATTAAGCCAGCTCAGTCCCAAGGCAAAGCTGTACAGCTTGTGGGCAGCCCTGCCAAGTCCATAGCTATAATTTCTACCATTCGAGAAAACAATGTGCTTACCGTACGTTATGAGCTTAATGGCGTTAACGATTATTTGAAGCACAACCCGCAGCTTCAGCTCGTCTCAGGCGATCAGGTGCTGAAGCCGCAGAATTCAGCCCTCCTCCCCTCTGAGAAACCGAATGTGCTCTTACGTCAAAGCACCTTCAACATCTCTGATGCCGATCTTGCTAAAGCACGCTTCGAGCTTGCCGCTCTGGAGGAGGCAGGAAGGAAAGAGGGCAGCTGGCGCTTTGATTTCAAGGCAGCTGGCAAAAAAGCGGCCCAAGCGATATTTGCGATGACGCTGAATCCCGATACGGTTGTCAATGATTCCTATATGAAATTTACGGAATTAGTTGTTACCCCTCTTGAGATACGCTTGATGTACGACGAAAAGCAAAACTTTCCAGAACCGGGACAACCGCTCATTCAATATGAAACGGTTAAGCTCATTGCTGATGGACGAGAATTGGACAGCGGAACAGGGTTCAACACAACGGAAGATGGAAGATACTACCGCAGGTTCGAGCTCCCGAGCTGGTATGAGCAGAAGGCCTGGGGTTCTGTACCCATTCAGGTCATTCTATCCGGTCAAAAAGCGCAGGAGCGCGCAGAAGCGGATCATGCCGTCACATTGGCCCAGCCCTCCGCAAGCAAGAAGACGGCTACGACGGAGCAGCATGGAGCGACGGTTACCTTTACTTATTACAAGGACGGCAAGGACCTAATGGTGGAGTCGGCTTCCGACAATCCCTTGTTCGGAGGCATTACCCAAAGCTATCTGAACATCAATGGCGAGAGAATGTTCCCCGAGTTGAATCCGACTCCTCCTGGAGGAAACGGGACTAATCGGAAGGTCGAACGTTATGTCAATGTGCCGAATGGCGACTTGACTCTGAACCCTTTCCTTTATGTATGGTTCGATCCCAAAGCAACAACAGTGCTGCAGCTTCAGTAA
- the cyoE gene encoding heme o synthase, whose protein sequence is MRMQSNAMSVEPISTSVTKVLFETIKIGIVKSNLIAMIAGLSMAMYVHQIAFLDKIGNMALALIGSTFVIGAAGIFNNLYDRDIDRLMNRTKNRPTVSGIIDVWSGLLLGGWIALGGLVALYIASPLAALMGFLGLFLYVVPYTMWTKRRTVYNTEVGSLSGAMPPLIGWAAISPDIYHPGSIALFVLMVIWQMPHFYAIAIRRMEEYRAAGIPMLPVVKGIRRTYLQMNVYLAALFLSSYLFWSFNPYIAAANALLSLVWLVMSVRGYRRQQEEQWARSMFIFSLNHITILLLMIVGYCIAAPLFQ, encoded by the coding sequence ATGCGGATGCAAAGCAATGCGATGAGCGTTGAACCGATTTCGACATCAGTGACCAAGGTGCTCTTCGAAACGATCAAAATAGGCATCGTGAAATCAAATCTTATCGCGATGATAGCGGGACTCAGCATGGCGATGTATGTCCATCAAATTGCGTTTCTGGACAAGATCGGCAATATGGCCCTGGCCTTGATCGGTTCGACATTTGTTATCGGAGCCGCCGGCATTTTCAATAACTTATATGACCGGGACATCGATCGTTTGATGAACCGGACCAAAAACAGGCCAACCGTATCCGGCATTATTGATGTATGGAGCGGACTTCTCCTTGGCGGCTGGATTGCGCTTGGAGGACTGGTGGCGCTGTATATTGCTTCGCCTTTGGCCGCGCTCATGGGCTTTCTTGGCTTATTCCTGTACGTAGTGCCTTATACGATGTGGACCAAGCGGAGAACGGTGTACAATACCGAAGTGGGGAGCTTGTCTGGAGCGATGCCGCCTCTCATCGGATGGGCCGCTATCTCGCCGGATATTTATCACCCTGGCTCCATCGCCTTGTTCGTGTTAATGGTCATCTGGCAAATGCCGCATTTCTATGCGATTGCCATTCGCCGCATGGAGGAATATCGAGCGGCCGGCATTCCGATGCTGCCCGTCGTGAAGGGTATACGGAGAACATACCTCCAGATGAACGTCTACTTGGCAGCGCTGTTCCTTAGCAGCTATCTGTTCTGGTCATTCAACCCTTATATCGCGGCAGCGAACGCGCTGCTGAGCCTCGTATGGCTTGTCATGAGCGTCAGAGGCTATCGCCGGCAGCAAGAGGAGCAGTGGGCGCGCTCGATGTTCATTTTCTCCTTAAATCATATTACGATCTTGCTGCTGATGATTGTCGGGTATTGTATAGCGGCACCATTATTCCAATAA
- a CDS encoding RNA polymerase sigma factor: protein MKSDKELFEANKEDVYKLCRLMSSSQSDAEDICQEVFVKALGQDRSRITEEKAWLLRIAANLCRNQYSRRKRGLQKELLSYFLRKPALPLQPDDQVIRREQQDEFVKWLEELPIKLRAALSLRYGNGLSLEETAKVLDIPLGTVKSRIHKGLAVLRGRIEAEERYNRKGENCYDAFSGKEA from the coding sequence ATGAAAAGCGACAAAGAGCTGTTCGAGGCCAACAAGGAGGATGTTTATAAGCTTTGCCGATTGATGTCCAGCAGCCAGAGCGATGCGGAAGACATTTGCCAGGAGGTATTTGTGAAGGCGCTTGGACAAGACCGGAGCCGGATAACCGAAGAGAAGGCTTGGCTGCTGCGCATAGCCGCCAACCTGTGCCGGAATCAATACAGCCGGAGGAAGCGAGGGCTTCAGAAGGAGCTGTTATCCTATTTCCTTAGGAAGCCTGCCCTGCCTTTGCAGCCCGATGACCAGGTGATAAGGCGAGAGCAGCAAGATGAGTTTGTGAAATGGCTGGAGGAGCTCCCGATCAAGCTTCGCGCGGCCTTGTCACTCCGTTACGGCAATGGTCTGTCCTTGGAGGAAACGGCCAAGGTGCTGGACATTCCGCTTGGCACCGTCAAATCGCGAATTCATAAAGGGTTGGCAGTATTAAGAGGGCGGATAGAAGCTGAGGAACGCTATAACAGGAAGGGAGAGAATTGCTATGACGCATTTAGTGGAAAAGAAGCTTGA
- a CDS encoding Ig-like domain-containing protein gives MMRRMALAWLALTLFVGLSIPAAGAASLTTEEKFQALKREGIMTGFEDGSSRLHESMSREQFATVLHRLLDLPNATTTPRFTDVLKTRWSYSSVQAVRHAGLMVGKGENRFEPTAPVKVEELAVVLLKINHVSAYPNVVFAGNVSPWAKTAVGTVISKGWIAPMNDYTVHATRAVLVEAIYAVYMGWGSMLDVKSVEALNVQSIRVNLKAQAGSADIGRFTLRDDLGNVVPILVATVSGDGLSVYLTTGYQQENRKHFLIIDGKAWTYTSTRSDMAKPTITAFDRVTARVYVLTFSEPVDYGTATNPANYSFTGGLKLTKLEHSSDRRQVTITTSKQTDNVRYALTVKNVKDLAGNIMDTRTDLSIIGSDDASKPTILESEFKVNADASLTIRFSEKVQRDIAIQTGRYSIPGLSIVSASLDNEGRTITLRTSAQQDKTVYTLTVSGIVDLAGNVMDTKSGLLFGGISNPVLPVKLQSVTAVNENTIEAAFDRDVTDADVSAITATILKDNGSNVLMSGWSQYAVRKPGSNRMVTVQFRTGSASNPGLFQPGHVYTAKVTGVKSLLTQDGANEATFAGTITANEAPYAKQIIVLNRTSIKVVFSEPVKNVSAAAFLLREQEGAAVAIDRAEPNNNQLVVTEVTLKLTKDMTPGRVYELSFKAGITDAAGFNGWKTKNGNEDMSLLFTGV, from the coding sequence ATGATGAGGAGAATGGCTTTGGCATGGCTTGCTTTAACCCTGTTTGTGGGACTATCCATACCAGCTGCAGGAGCGGCGTCGCTGACGACAGAAGAGAAATTCCAGGCGCTGAAGCGGGAGGGCATTATGACCGGGTTCGAGGACGGCTCGTCCCGCCTGCACGAATCCATGTCCCGCGAGCAATTTGCGACCGTGCTTCACAGACTGCTGGATTTGCCGAACGCTACAACCACGCCCCGCTTTACGGATGTTCTGAAAACTCGCTGGTCGTATTCATCCGTGCAAGCGGTCAGGCATGCAGGCCTTATGGTCGGCAAGGGAGAGAACCGGTTCGAGCCAACCGCCCCCGTTAAGGTGGAGGAGCTGGCGGTCGTGCTGCTCAAAATCAATCATGTGTCGGCTTACCCCAATGTCGTCTTCGCGGGCAACGTATCGCCATGGGCGAAAACAGCTGTCGGAACCGTCATAAGCAAGGGTTGGATTGCCCCCATGAACGATTATACCGTCCATGCTACGCGAGCCGTGCTCGTGGAAGCCATTTATGCGGTGTATATGGGCTGGGGAAGCATGCTTGACGTGAAGTCCGTTGAAGCGCTGAACGTCCAGTCCATTAGAGTCAACCTGAAGGCGCAGGCCGGTTCGGCGGACATCGGCCGTTTCACCCTGAGGGATGACCTGGGCAACGTCGTGCCTATTCTTGTGGCGACAGTCAGCGGCGATGGCTTATCCGTATATCTGACGACGGGGTATCAGCAGGAGAATCGGAAGCACTTTTTGATTATTGATGGGAAAGCATGGACCTACACTTCGACCAGATCGGATATGGCCAAACCCACCATTACGGCGTTCGACCGAGTGACGGCACGCGTCTATGTCTTGACCTTCTCGGAGCCGGTAGACTACGGGACGGCTACCAATCCCGCTAACTATTCCTTCACGGGCGGCTTGAAGCTGACGAAGCTGGAGCACTCCTCCGACCGAAGACAAGTCACGATCACCACATCGAAGCAAACGGATAACGTGAGATACGCGCTTACCGTTAAGAATGTAAAGGATCTCGCCGGCAACATCATGGATACGCGAACAGACCTGTCTATCATCGGCAGCGATGATGCTTCGAAGCCTACGATCCTGGAGTCGGAGTTCAAGGTAAATGCTGACGCGTCGCTTACCATCCGATTCAGCGAGAAGGTTCAGCGGGACATCGCCATACAGACTGGAAGATACAGCATACCGGGTCTGTCGATTGTATCGGCTAGCCTGGACAACGAAGGGCGGACCATCACGCTGCGCACTTCGGCGCAGCAAGACAAAACCGTATACACCCTAACTGTGTCAGGCATTGTCGATCTTGCTGGCAACGTGATGGATACAAAGTCCGGCTTGCTGTTCGGAGGCATCTCCAATCCAGTCCTTCCGGTAAAGCTTCAAAGTGTGACCGCGGTCAATGAGAATACAATAGAGGCTGCGTTCGATAGAGATGTGACAGACGCGGACGTCTCGGCCATAACCGCCACCATTCTGAAGGACAATGGTTCGAATGTGTTGATGTCCGGCTGGAGCCAATATGCCGTTCGCAAGCCCGGCTCGAACCGGATGGTGACCGTTCAATTCCGGACGGGCAGCGCCAGCAATCCCGGCTTGTTCCAGCCAGGCCATGTATACACGGCCAAGGTAACAGGCGTTAAGTCGCTGCTGACACAGGACGGCGCGAACGAAGCCACCTTCGCCGGGACGATCACCGCCAACGAAGCGCCTTATGCGAAGCAGATCATCGTATTGAACCGCACATCCATAAAGGTTGTGTTCAGCGAGCCGGTGAAGAACGTCAGCGCTGCCGCGTTCCTTCTGAGGGAGCAAGAAGGCGCCGCTGTGGCTATTGATCGTGCCGAGCCCAATAACAATCAGTTGGTTGTCACTGAGGTGACGCTCAAGCTGACCAAGGATATGACGCCCGGCCGGGTATATGAGCTCTCATTCAAGGCTGGTATTACCGACGCGGCCGGCTTCAATGGGTGGAAGACGAAGAACGGGAACGAAGACATGAGTTTGCTGTTCACAGGCG
- the tnpB gene encoding IS200/IS605 family element RNA-guided endonuclease TnpB — translation MLQHKAFKFRIYPSHVQIMQLRKTLGCCRFVFNHLLAKWSQTYQATGKGLSYNTCATQLPEMKREWSWLKEVDSIALQSAVRNLADGFQRYFNKQNDLPRFKSRKYPVQSYTTRYTNGNIAVKGNRLQLPKLGWVPYAKSREIEGRILSATVRLAPSGKWFVSLVCEVDIQPLPLTDSILGIDVGIKYLAVPSEGPAMDNPRYTLRYERLLTKWQRILARRKQGGSNWSKAKRKVALIHERIRNSRLDAMHKQTTKWIRENQTICLEDLRIANMMKQRHLAKHIADASWGEMSRQLHYKAKWYGRTIKETPVFAPTSQTCHVCGYKQAEVRDLSVRGWTCVSCQTPHDRDWNAAQNIKAMAQ, via the coding sequence ATGCTCCAGCATAAAGCCTTCAAATTTCGGATCTATCCTAGTCATGTACAAATCATGCAACTGCGCAAAACGTTGGGTTGCTGCCGCTTTGTGTTCAACCACCTCCTAGCAAAATGGAGTCAGACCTATCAAGCTACAGGCAAAGGTTTGTCCTACAACACCTGTGCAACGCAGCTTCCTGAAATGAAGCGCGAGTGGTCGTGGTTGAAAGAAGTGGACAGCATTGCCCTGCAGTCGGCTGTTCGAAACTTGGCTGACGGATTTCAGCGCTACTTCAACAAGCAGAACGATCTACCTCGGTTCAAGAGCCGCAAGTATCCCGTACAAAGCTATACGACGCGATATACGAACGGGAACATTGCCGTGAAGGGAAACCGTCTGCAACTTCCCAAGCTCGGCTGGGTACCCTATGCCAAGTCAAGAGAGATCGAAGGCCGGATCCTATCCGCTACCGTACGACTAGCCCCAAGCGGCAAATGGTTTGTATCGTTGGTATGCGAGGTTGACATCCAGCCTCTTCCTTTAACGGACAGCATACTTGGCATTGACGTGGGTATCAAGTATCTTGCCGTGCCTTCGGAAGGTCCTGCAATGGATAATCCAAGATATACATTGCGATATGAACGGCTGCTCACGAAATGGCAGCGCATCCTTGCAAGAAGGAAACAAGGCGGAAGTAACTGGTCTAAAGCGAAAAGAAAAGTCGCCCTCATCCATGAAAGGATTCGAAATAGCCGATTAGACGCGATGCATAAGCAGACTACGAAATGGATCCGTGAAAACCAAACGATCTGTCTCGAGGACTTACGTATTGCAAACATGATGAAACAACGACACCTCGCCAAACACATAGCAGATGCATCCTGGGGTGAAATGAGCCGTCAACTGCATTACAAAGCCAAGTGGTATGGGCGAACGATCAAGGAAACACCGGTATTTGCGCCAACGAGCCAAACCTGTCACGTCTGTGGGTACAAGCAAGCAGAAGTGAGGGATTTGAGCGTGCGGGGATGGACATGTGTATCTTGCCAAACGCCACATGACCGAGATTGGAATGCGGCACAAAACATAAAGGCCATGGCCCAGTAA
- a CDS encoding VTT domain-containing protein produces MVISIFGFIPSVFLSGANVAIFGLVPGFLISWIGEILGSIVTYWLYGKGVTWFLHKQQRNWKWQRSWRDMSRRKQFTALLLARITPAVPSAFVTIAALASSIPFGVYLFATIIGKLPSIAMETLLMHDLLFLKEHAFRFMISLALLLALYLYLRKQTKKFT; encoded by the coding sequence ATGGTAATCAGCATATTCGGCTTTATACCATCCGTCTTCCTGTCAGGAGCGAATGTGGCGATATTCGGCCTTGTGCCTGGCTTCCTGATCTCCTGGATCGGTGAAATATTAGGCTCCATTGTGACCTACTGGCTCTATGGAAAAGGCGTAACGTGGTTCTTACATAAGCAACAGAGGAATTGGAAATGGCAGCGCTCATGGCGCGATATGAGCCGCAGAAAGCAATTCACTGCGCTCCTATTGGCCCGGATTACGCCCGCGGTGCCTTCCGCATTCGTGACGATAGCCGCATTGGCGAGCTCCATTCCATTTGGCGTCTATTTATTCGCTACGATCATTGGGAAGCTGCCCTCCATCGCCATGGAGACCTTGCTCATGCACGACCTGCTGTTTCTGAAGGAGCATGCGTTCCGATTCATGATATCCCTTGCTTTATTGCTGGCGCTTTATCTCTATTTGAGAAAACAAACGAAGAAATTCACATAA
- a CDS encoding FAD-dependent oxidoreductase, which translates to MIIGSELEGAYLARAAHDEGLKVLMLDPREKVGGQLLQGQMLYLDEPTDDAGNTLLQGQVKTLFQEFKRGNIRKLEEFQVYVDELLSGIPIQSGIEIVDVQMNQGERKEVKALTYKKSSGEIKTIQAKYWVENTDAAYLSSRLSDTRIPGVETIFKVDGKAYMASSLMMKFKGVDWKRFQKEVNALDDSAKADKYGAYTFVTDTFTWGFGKVGGSFTPSREDIFLRGLNILNQGDGEALINALLIHNVEPTDEARVQEAVALGKSETERVLLHLQQKLPGWEEAAINDFPDYLYIRDYDRYETEYVLTAADLLSGTMFWDNVSIGGYPLDIQGIQQSPWGVSLGRPDQYGMPLRSFMLKDYANVVVAGKNVGASAPAYGSARIQANTALAGEVIGIMLGQINGQKSLLDMTEEEMAELQHYIEKKYDIQLVSEGAVNKIKDYSKEELKLIIEHSRHLRGGGFLGCCSSRNKVVAIFF; encoded by the coding sequence GTGATCATAGGCTCTGAGCTAGAGGGGGCTTATCTGGCACGCGCTGCACATGACGAAGGCTTGAAGGTGCTGATGCTGGATCCAAGGGAGAAGGTTGGCGGCCAGCTGCTGCAGGGACAAATGCTGTATTTGGATGAGCCCACCGATGATGCTGGCAATACCCTTCTGCAAGGCCAAGTGAAAACCTTGTTCCAGGAGTTTAAGAGGGGAAACATTCGCAAGCTTGAGGAGTTTCAAGTGTACGTAGATGAACTGCTGTCCGGCATTCCCATTCAGTCTGGCATTGAAATCGTTGATGTACAAATGAATCAAGGGGAAAGAAAAGAAGTGAAGGCGCTCACGTACAAAAAAAGCTCAGGTGAAATAAAAACGATACAGGCCAAGTACTGGGTGGAGAACACCGATGCTGCTTATTTATCAAGCCGACTATCTGACACGCGAATTCCAGGGGTTGAAACCATTTTCAAAGTGGACGGCAAGGCGTATATGGCTTCCTCGCTTATGATGAAGTTCAAGGGCGTTGACTGGAAAAGGTTTCAAAAGGAAGTAAACGCATTAGACGATTCTGCCAAAGCGGACAAGTATGGGGCCTATACTTTCGTAACGGATACCTTTACGTGGGGCTTTGGCAAGGTCGGAGGGAGCTTCACGCCCAGCCGGGAGGACATATTTTTGCGCGGTCTAAATATTCTGAACCAAGGGGATGGAGAAGCCTTAATTAACGCATTGCTGATTCATAATGTTGAGCCTACGGACGAAGCGCGTGTGCAAGAAGCCGTTGCCTTAGGGAAGTCTGAAACGGAACGGGTGCTCCTGCATTTGCAGCAAAAGCTGCCTGGATGGGAGGAAGCCGCAATTAATGACTTTCCTGACTATCTCTATATTCGAGATTATGACCGCTACGAGACAGAATATGTTCTCACAGCAGCAGACCTGTTATCGGGTACCATGTTCTGGGACAATGTGAGCATTGGCGGTTATCCGCTGGATATTCAGGGTATTCAGCAGAGTCCTTGGGGGGTCAGTCTAGGCAGACCGGATCAATATGGCATGCCTTTACGATCCTTTATGCTGAAGGATTATGCCAATGTCGTCGTCGCCGGAAAAAATGTAGGGGCCTCCGCTCCAGCATACGGAAGCGCGCGTATTCAAGCCAATACAGCGCTTGCCGGTGAAGTCATCGGCATTATGCTTGGCCAGATAAATGGACAAAAGTCGCTGCTGGATATGACCGAGGAAGAAATGGCGGAGCTTCAGCATTATATTGAGAAAAAATATGACATTCAGCTTGTGTCGGAAGGCGCCGTGAATAAAATTAAAGATTATAGTAAGGAAGAGCTTAAACTTATCATTGAACACTCCCGCCACCTAAGAGGTGGAGGATTCTTGGGTTGCTGCTCCTCACGGAACAAAGTCGTAGCGATATTTTTTTGA
- a CDS encoding YihY/virulence factor BrkB family protein — protein sequence MIRDSKLYLLFKNVYCRFRDDDVPALGAQLTYYFILSFFPFLIFVVSLMSFVQLSGDSVVAELIRLLPEQTGEAIEGILQEVTSDSRGALLSIGMIATLWSASNGVNAVIKGVNKAYDVEESRPFWKVRAISLAATVVLAIAIMLAIVLLIFGEVIGRFIFNWFPSPVGFGPIWDTLKYVVPISFMIVVFSLLYWIVPNRLISFKSALPGALFATFGWIATSLLFQFYINHFGNYSKTYGSIGGIIILLIWLYISSIIIMLGGEINAALASSSSKRE from the coding sequence ATGATACGAGATTCCAAGCTGTATCTGCTATTCAAAAATGTCTATTGCCGATTCCGAGATGATGATGTGCCTGCGTTAGGGGCGCAGCTGACGTATTATTTCATTTTGTCGTTTTTCCCCTTCCTGATCTTTGTGGTGAGCCTGATGAGCTTCGTTCAGTTGTCCGGCGACAGCGTTGTTGCTGAGCTCATTCGACTGCTTCCGGAGCAGACAGGCGAAGCCATTGAGGGCATATTGCAGGAGGTCACAAGCGATAGCAGGGGTGCGCTGCTGTCCATCGGTATGATTGCAACGCTTTGGTCAGCGTCCAACGGTGTCAATGCGGTAATTAAGGGCGTTAACAAAGCTTATGATGTCGAAGAAAGCCGGCCGTTCTGGAAGGTGAGAGCGATCTCGCTGGCGGCGACAGTGGTGCTGGCTATTGCTATTATGCTGGCCATTGTTTTGCTTATTTTTGGGGAGGTCATCGGGAGGTTTATATTTAATTGGTTCCCATCTCCGGTTGGCTTCGGTCCGATCTGGGACACGTTGAAATATGTTGTACCCATTTCTTTTATGATTGTTGTTTTTTCGCTGCTCTATTGGATTGTGCCCAATCGTCTGATTTCCTTCAAATCAGCCCTTCCCGGTGCGCTGTTCGCGACCTTTGGCTGGATTGCGACCTCGCTGCTGTTCCAGTTCTACATCAATCATTTCGGCAACTATTCCAAAACCTATGGAAGCATCGGCGGCATTATTATCCTTCTGATCTGGCTGTATATCAGCTCTATTATTATCATGCTGGGCGGTGAGATCAATGCTGCACTTGCGTCATCCTCGTCAAAAAGGGAATAA